Genomic window (Candidatus Woesearchaeota archaeon):
TCAGTCATTTCGAGATATGTGCATACAAACAACATGAGCGGCATTGTTGTTTATAACATAACAAAAGATTTGAAAACTCTGTCAGTAAATGCAAAGAGTGTAGGCTACACCCTTTTCAAGACGGGCACATCCAATAATGGCAACGTTACATATTATTCAAAGGAAGGCGCCCAATCAGTGGGAAATATGGACTATGCTCCAAAGCTTGTCCTGACTATGAAGCCCTAAGAATTCAACCATTGGCCTATAAGGCCCATAATACTAACTCTTGACTCTAAATGCTATAATGTTTAAACCGGTAATGCCCAAGAATAGAGAAAGGTTGAGTTGAAACTTAAACTGAAAAATCCCCGATCTTTGTCTGCGACGCCCTAAAATCAGAAACTCCGGCCTTTGTCAGGTCATGTATTAAGTGAGGCCCGTTGTCATGCTGGCTTATCTTCTTTGCTTTTTCGGCAACAACCTTGGCACTGACACTCCTGATTCTTGCCTTGCCTTTCTGTCTTTGCGATGCTGTTTTAATGCCATTTCCGCCCGTGAATGCGTTTAGAATCCATAATTGCAGCCGTGCCACGCCCAGCATGGCATTGGATAATTTGCGGCTTTTGCCATAGATTTTAGGAAATTCCTTTGGCTCGTTAACGGCCTTGCCCTTTTCAATTTGCAGAGACGCTTTCAGAGATGTTTTTCTTTTCCTGCTGACCATGTAAGAGCTCAGAAAACTATAATCTATATGCAGAACCCCTTTGTCTTCCAGTATCAAAGCCCATTCGGTAATGACATCCGGGCTGACTTTAAGCTTGAGAGCAGCGTCCTTGAAGGAAAGTTCCCCTTTTTCGTCCACAAGGCTCTTGAGCCTGTCAACGTCGGTTTCAATTGTGTACTGCGGGTTTAGGATCATCATGTTACAATGTCAAGAGCACATCTTCTATATAAACTTTTGCTTTTTGTAACCACCTAGCAGGAATGACAAATTAGGGATAAATATATGTTTTATATATGAAAATAAATCTAAAAGTGGCATCAAAAATTTTAAATACTAATTCGCAGCAAGCTATACCGGAGCGTGATCCTATGGAAGACCACACACATGATCATAAGAGATTTGTTGCTTATTTTGCATATGGATTGTTGGCAGTGACGTTCGTAGGGATGATTTCTGCAGGATTTAATTCTGGAAATGATTTAGCTGGATTTGCAATGGCAGGCGGCAAAGTAAAGTATAAAGACTGTGTTGAATGGTGCGATGCGCAGTGTGCAAAGAACGGCAACATGATTTGCCTTTATGTTGATGGAGACAAGCCACCATGCGGCGATTATAGTTGCCAGTATGTTGACAGTGCCCGGACATAAATTTTTAACATTATTTTTTCAATTTCATCTGCTGTTCACACTTTACAAGCTCTTCAATATCTTTTCTTTCCGTGCCAAAAGGCTGTAAAAGCACATACAATGCCCTTGCCATGAGCTTAGAATAATATTCCATGTCCGGCTTCCCGTCATAATCTTCAATCAGCACAGCTCCTTTAGCAGAATGGATGTATCTTATTATTTGACCTGGCATTGCCTTGACGCCTTTACGTTCCAGGCTTTTCACAACATTCTTCTGCGGAATGTTATGCTTGTAGTCAGTTTTGCTTATTCTCGTCTTGCAGACCAGCCATTCCTTGTCCACTTTTTCCAGCTTGTGAACTGTTTTGTGCATTTCTCCCAGGATTCCAGGGATCATTTCCTTGATCTCATTTTCATTGTTGCATCCTGACATTCGCTCTATCACTTTCTGCTGGTAATATCTTATTATCAATGGCGAAGAGCTTTGCCTTACCTCAATCCCTCTCGCCTTAATTGCCCCGCTTTTAAAAACCCCATAATACCGTGCAGGAATTGCCCTGTCAATGTCATTTACCCCTGAAAGAAAAACAATCCACTTGAAAATTCCCTCAAAGCTTACAGGAATTCCGGTCATTATCTCAAGCTCTCTGCAAAATTCTTTTACAATATTTTCATCAATTCTTTTTTTCCTGATATAAAGCGAGTCAACAATGCCATGAATAACCTCAAAGCCATGCTCCTCTGCGAGTCTCATGGAGTTCAACAGCGTTTCCCTTGCGTACGAGCTTATTGCCTGATGGGCTGTTGGCAGTCCGAGCTTAAATTCCCTGAATCTTAGATAGCCATAGCTCGAAACCAAAACCCATTTCAAGCCTACAGCCCTTGCCTTGTTGATTGCAGTGGGATTTCTCTTGTATTCCATTCTTTTGTCCAGCAACGGCTTAATTGCAATCGGTCCTAATCCCTTGTGCCTGACTGAAATTTTTATTGGAAGATTCGGCACTTTCTCAAATGGCCCTTCATCACATAAAATCATGTCAGCGCTGATGTTGTGGTTGTAAATCAGCCAAGGAAACATGCTTGCAAAATCAATCTCTGCAACATCCTTTTGAAACCCAAGTTTAGGGTCAAGGTACATTCCTGCCCTGTCCGCTTTCATAAAATCAAACATGTTCAGCGGCTTTTCAATCGGCTTTTCCTTGTAGGGCACGAGAAAATCATTTTGTATCATCTGCTTTACCAGCGCAGACTGGAAAACAGTCCCAAAGCTCCTTGAAGCAACTTTCTGGAATGGCGTGCCTGAAAGCCTGCATAATTCCATTATCGCATCAACGTCGCACTCACTGCCCACCATGGCTGAGGAATCCACAAGAAATCTTCCATGCAGTCTAATTGCAAAATCCTGGTAGCGCACAATGCCATAGCTGAAATAGGTTTTCCCACCTTTGTATTTTATCGGAACAGAGTCCCACCTGTGGAAATTCGCAGAAGGATATTTTTCTGCAAGCTCAGGCAACCTTGCAAAAGCCCTGTCCATAATGATGACATCAGGATTGTCTGATCCCAGGCGGCGCATGAACAACCCTTTGTCAACTTTTTCAGCAACGAGCTTTGTCAGTGTAGGGCCGTGGTCATCTTCAATCTGATAGATTCTTCCGTTTCTGACTTCAACGGCACTGCACGGCGTGAGATTATTTTTGTAAAGGAACATCTGCTCAGGCGCGACATCAGCGTTGTAAAGCGGGACTCCATGTGCTGTTCCACTTTCTATAAACCTGACAAACCTTTCAAAATGCGCAATGCCCGGCACAGGTATTTCCAAAACTTCTTTCCATTTCCTGAGGTAAGTTTGTTTTTTTACAGCAAAGTTGCAGATGTTGTTTTTATCCAGGAAGGTTTTAGCTTTTTCGTGCGCAAATATTGAAACCTTGAACGGCACATTAATCCTGAAATCACTTTCAGGCGTCTTCAGCCACAATGCTATCCAGTTCCCGTTCCTGTACGCGTCCATGAGGAATGCTTTCATGAATTGTCTCCATCTCCTTAATCCTTTTCTCCTGTTCCAGTATTATTGACAAAAGGCAGAACGCCCAGACATGCACACTGTTGGCGTATGCAATGCTGCCTACGTGCCTCAACGGCTTTTTGAGTATCTTTTCATAGATTATCCTGTCTTCCTCTTTCAGCGCTTTCCCAAATTCCCTGAGCTCGGCCAGCATGATGTCAACCATCATCCTTTGGCTCCAAACCGTGTGCCCCATTATTTCACCCCAAAAAGTCACAGTACTTCCTTGCCATCTTTTCCTGGCTCTGATGAACACTGACAATTATCCTGCATTTTGTCCCGGCCTTTTTCATGATTCTCCAGCACTGCTCGTAGATGTTTGCATTCTCTATCTCATCCTGGTAATTAAAAAGATGCCTGAACGACGTTATGATGACCGTTTCCGCCCCTGTTTTCTTTGCCATCCCGAAAAGGCGCTTAAGGACGTCCCTAAATTTGTAAAGCATCTCAACCTCTATTATGTAAACGCTGTTGAACTTTTCCAACGGCGCATCAGGAAACAGGGCGTGCGGGTTTGCAGCATTGGCGCAGTCTATCACCAGGCAGGGCAGGCTGTCAAATGCATGCAGCAGCAGTTTCCTGTCCATTTCTCTAGAACTGCATCTAATCCCTATTAATGGCATGAAAAAAGAATACTGGCGAACTTTAATAATCCCGCGCCAGGATGTCTAGTGGGGAGTGAACTTTCGAAAAAACTTAATATCCTAAATAATTAAATATCTTTAAATACAAGCCTTGCTGTAATGAATGTATGAAAACGGCAATTTTCCTTCTGGCGCTCATTATTGTTTTATCCGGCTGTGTTAAGCAGCCAGAGCAGGTTGTCTGCACAGAAGATGCAAGAGAATGCCCTGACGGCTCTTTTGTTATCCGGGACCCGAATAATAATTGTGAATTCTATCCATGCCCTGAAATCACAACAGTGGATGTTCCGACTCCAACGGGCGAGAAGCTTAAAGCGATCGAATGCGATGCAACAGACAGGCCCGAAGCCTGCACATTAGAGTATGTGCCTGTCTGCGGCTGGTTCAATGAAAACATTATCTGCGCCAAGTATCCGTGTGCAATGGAATATGGCAACAAATGCATGGCCTGTGCTGATGAAAACGTCGGCTACTATACAGAAGGCGAATGCCCTGATGTTTCTGACGGGAAAACTGTGTAACACCGGCAAAAGGTTAAATAGTCCTAAGTTTCTAATATTCTTATGAGAACCTCCTGGCTCATCGGCGCCCTGGTAACATTCTTTTTCGGCATTGCATTTACCATAAGCATCATTGGGATTGTAATTGGCGTGCCGTTGATCATATTGTCATTTTTTCCTGCTCTTTGGGATAATACTACCTGCCCCCGCAAAGGAAGTGCATGTGCATCATTATTATGGGAGAAAAAAGAAGAAGTGATTTTTATTGGATTATGAATTATTAAACCTTTGCCTCATCTTCGGAAACACCCGCAGCAACAAGAATAAATGTGCCAATGAACATTACCGCTGAGAGCATAATCGGCTTCTCGAGAAATTCAATAATTGCGGGAACATGCGTCGGCGGGAAAGGAATAGCATTTCTGATAATTATGACCCAAATCAGCAACAGGCCAGGGGTTATCATTGACGGCCATCCCCTTTCCTTATTTCTGTTGTAAAGCCTGTCAAACGCAATGATAAAAATCGAAATGTAAAGTGACGTTGTAAACATATACGGAAAAGTAATGTAAATAAATATGTCAATCAGGATTATAAACATCAATGACATGCCTGGTATGGTCCGTTGGCCAATTTGATTGCCACTTAGGCCCATTATCCCTGCAACAAGGATTACCATAAGGGAAGCAATAACCACAATGGAAACATCCTGCAGAATGTTGTTAATCACAAGAACAGGGTCAAGATATTTTGGGTAAATGCCCAACACATGCGCCATTACAGTAACCAAGGCCAGGACAACGCCCACAGTGAGATTCACATTCCTCTTCTCAGAAAGCACCTTGGACTTCATCAAAATCGCAAAGAAAACTGTGAAAATCAGAAGAAACGGAAGCATGACATCAGTCAGGCCAAAGCCTTCAGCGCTTTTGACGAATTCACCAAGAGGGCTCATTATAAGGCTTATTGCTCGTGGATCCTATAAATAAGTTTCTATAGATTTAGCTGGCATGCAAAAATACGAGCCTGTGAGGATTTGAACCCCAATCAATCGGTATCCTGCAATGGCTTTGCTCGGGTTTCCCGTCAAGGCTGGCCATCACCGAAGCCGACCGCACTTCCAGGTTATGCTACAGGCCCAGTAAATTACCACACGAGTTATATAACGATAATATTAGAACATGGTTTATAAAACTTGTTCATTTATATTAGCTTGTACAGTTGTGCATTCTCTTCTCTGGTTATGGCCCGCTCAGCCCCGAATTTCTGCCTCAGCGCATGAATGTGCTTGTTGACAGTAGTTACCTGCGGCCAGTATGGATTATGGAGGGGCTGCTTTGTGACCGGGTCAAAATTTGGATAGACATCATGAAGCCCAAAATACAGTCTCATCCAGTGGCGGGAAAGCTCAACCAGCTCGGAATTTTCCGCCTGAAGGCTGACAGTTTCCCTGAGCTTTCCCATTTCATCAACAACCAGCCTGGCCTCGTCGAGAAGCCTTTTCCTTGTTGCTTCATCCATTCTCTCATCTTTCCTTATCATAGGCAGGGTCTGTTCTGATATCACAACAGAAACAGCCTCCATCTCGTCCCTTGCCTGCCTGTCAACTTCAATGAACTCATTTTCGGATTTCCTCAAATCATGGATTATCCTGTCGCGCTCGGTATCCTTCGCCATGGCAAAAGTATTTTCATTAGAAGAATAAATATTTTTCTATCATTTCACACTGTCTTCCATGCAAATTTTTTCAAGGGTTTCCTCCATGGCTTCAATGAATTTTGCCGTGTCTTCAGTCCTGAAAATCCCGCCGGCAGCATTGCGGTGCCCGCCGAACTCTGCATCCTTAAACCCAAAAAATATTTTTTTGCAGATTTCCCTCAGGTCGTGCACGGGCTTGGCCCCGGAATATCTTATGGAGACTTTTGTCATTCCTTCTCCTGTATCTGCCATGGAAATGATTATTGAATCGTGCCTGATGCCGCCAGTCTTGCTCAGGATTGTGGAAACTGTCCCAATGATTTTCGGGCTGATGTTAAGCCCGGAGTTTATGTAGGCAAATCCGTCGCGCTGGACAAAATTGTCAGTTCCCCTGTTTTCCTCCAGCCACCTAAGCGCTGCAACCAGCATTTGCTGGTAGTCAAGAACGCTTTTTTGAATTGCTTCCCTTGCTTTTTTGTCTCCCATCCCGGCAGCGACGCCAATTGAGGCCTCGCCTGTCCTTCCTGCTGCATTCAAGGCAGTTGCATATTCCCTTGCATCCCTGAACACGCTGTCCCTGTCTTCTCCCCTCAAAATGTAGATATTGCCAAAAATATCCTGCGGATTGATCTCATTTTTCCTTTTTTCAATTATCGCATCAACAAGCGCCTGCATCTCGTCCTCGCTCAGCTGTGAAACAGTCCTCCATGTTCCGTCATGCCTTGGATTTATGCCGGTGTCTTTCAGGAATTTCTGCGCTGTCGGGCCTGACCCGGTGACCCCGGGGATATAGCAGTCAGTCGCCATTTCCAGGACCCTGTGCAATGGCTTGCTTCCTGAGCCAAACAGCCTGAGCCCGCTGGATACTGTGAGATTCCCCATTTTAATCGCATCAGAAAGCACCTCTGCATTCAGGCCAAAGAATCCGTTGTCTTCTTGCTGGTCAGCGATTGCACCGATTATTGCCATGCTTGCCTTGCTTATCATCCTTGGGTCAACTGCCTTTGCAAAAAGATAAGCCACGCCTGCCCCGCTAATCTCAAGATTGCCCTCAATTCCGTGCAGGAGCGGATTAACCTGGCAAATGTTTGCACCGATTAGCCCCTCATCCTTGCCAGGGATATGGTGGTCAAGGATGAAAATGTTTTTTCCCTGCAAAAAAGAATCAATGTACGCAAGCTGCCCTGACCCCAAATCAGAAAAAATGATTGTTTCATAGGACTCATAGCTGAGCTCCTCCACAATCTGTTTTGAAAGATGCTGGACATTTGAAAGATGGAACGGCCTGTCTTCCATCCTAAGCAGCTGCACGAGCAGTGCCGCGGCTGTAATCCCGTCGGCATCGAAATGGCTGACAACACGGACCGGCAATTCTTTTGGAATTTGCCTGAACCTGTCCGCAGCTGCTTTTACGGATTCCTTGAACCTTTCATATTTGTCCATTTGGGCTTATGCCTTACTGGTCAACCAACAGGCCAGCAGTCTTCGGGTCGTATTTCCATTCCTGGTCAATCCTTCCCATTTCCTTGTAATACTTCATCAGCCTCTTGATTTTTGATTCAGTGAGCAAAAGTCCCCTTCGCGCAGGCATGTCCTGCCTGTTTGCCTCAAGGTGCTTCCTGATCTGCAATGACCTTTTTATCAGGTCGAGTATGTCATAAGGCAATTTTGGAACCAGCTTGTGCTCTTTGAGGACAGCAGTGACATTTTTTCCCAGCAATGCCTTGATGTTTGGCACGCCGTACTCGTCCCTTAGCAGAAGTCCGATCTGGGCTGCTGCCTTGCCTTCCTTTGCCAGCTTGACTATCAATAATTCTGTTTCCCTTGGTGTCCTTGACATCCAGCTTGGCTTTTTCTTGCCTACT
Coding sequences:
- a CDS encoding DHH family phosphoesterase, which encodes MDKYERFKESVKAAADRFRQIPKELPVRVVSHFDADGITAAALLVQLLRMEDRPFHLSNVQHLSKQIVEELSYESYETIIFSDLGSGQLAYIDSFLQGKNIFILDHHIPGKDEGLIGANICQVNPLLHGIEGNLEISGAGVAYLFAKAVDPRMISKASMAIIGAIADQQEDNGFFGLNAEVLSDAIKMGNLTVSSGLRLFGSGSKPLHRVLEMATDCYIPGVTGSGPTAQKFLKDTGINPRHDGTWRTVSQLSEDEMQALVDAIIEKRKNEINPQDIFGNIYILRGEDRDSVFRDAREYATALNAAGRTGEASIGVAAGMGDKKAREAIQKSVLDYQQMLVAALRWLEENRGTDNFVQRDGFAYINSGLNISPKIIGTVSTILSKTGGIRHDSIIISMADTGEGMTKVSIRYSGAKPVHDLREICKKIFFGFKDAEFGGHRNAAGGIFRTEDTAKFIEAMEETLEKICMEDSVK
- a CDS encoding 30S ribosomal protein S15, yielding MAKMHSRKRGKSGSVRPVGKKKPSWMSRTPRETELLIVKLAKEGKAAAQIGLLLRDEYGVPNIKALLGKNVTAVLKEHKLVPKLPYDILDLIKRSLQIRKHLEANRQDMPARRGLLLTESKIKRLMKYYKEMGRIDQEWKYDPKTAGLLVDQ